TGGCCATGAAGTTGATCGCATCCGGCGTCGCCATCTGCGCGGGGATGATCAGATCGCCCTCATTCTCGCGATCCTCGTCATCGACCAGAATGTACATCCGACCGTTGCGCGCCTCGTCGATAATCTCCTCGGGCGAGGACAGGAAAGCGTGGCGCAGCCGCGTGATCTCAGCGCTTGCGGGCATGGTTCAACTCCTCCATCCGGCCGAGATAGCGTGCCAGCACATCGATCTCGATGTTGAGCGGGCGGCCGGGCTCCAATGTTGCGAACGTGGTCATTTCCGCCGTGTGCGGGATGATGTTGAGGCCGATGACGGTGCCCTCGGGCCCATCCTCCACCGTGTTGACGGTCAGCGAGATGCCGTCGAGCGCGACCGATCCCTTGGCCGCCAGATAGCCCGCCAGATCGTCCGGCACCCAGACGGTCAGCGCGATCGACCCGCCGACCGGATGGGCCGAAACGATGCGGCCGACGCCGTCGACATGGCCGGTCACGATATGCCCGCCCAGTTCATCGCCCACGCGCAAGGCGCGCTCCAGATTGATGCGCTGGCCCTCGGCCCAGACGGCCGAGGCGGTACGCGCCACCGTCTCCTGGCTCACGTCGACCGCGAACCAGCCGGGGCCCTTGTCCACTACCGTCAGGCAGGCGCCCGAGCAGGAGATGGAGGCGCCCATGTCGATCGATTGCGTGTCGTAGCGCGTCCCGATGCGGACGCGCAGGTCGCCCTTCTGCTCGATCGCCTCGACGGTGCCGATGTCGGTGATGATGCCGGTGAACATATCTTTCCTAAGCGCCCCGCGATCAGGGCAAGTCCAACAACTTATGCTGTCGGGCCTGTCAGTTTCGCTGGCGCAGGTAGGCTTCGAATCGGTCGCTGCCAAGCATCCGCGCATCGTCCAGCCGCCAGCGCCCGTGCGCGGCGGCCAGATCGGTGAGGCCGATATCGCCCAGCGCGGGCTTGCCGTCGCCGATCAGGATGGGCGCGCGATAGAGCAGCAGTCGATCGACAAGATCGGCGCGGAGGAAGGACGCGGCGGTCACGGCGCCACCCTCGACGAACAGGTGATCGACGCCGGAGAGGGCAGCGATCTCCTGAACCCCACCCAAGACTTCCTCGTCATTCCCGCGAACGCGGGAACCCAGTCCACCGGTCTCATCCGAATTCCCGCCTCCGCGGGACTGACGCGCGGAAAGAAGGATCCGACGCGGACCCCGCCCCTCCAGCCCCGGCAGGCGCACGTCCAGCCTCGGCGCATCCGCCTCCCACGTCCCCCGCCCGACCAGGATCGCCTCGTGCCGCGCCCGCTCCAGATGGACATGCGCGCGCGCCGCATCTCCCGTGATCCAGCGGCTCGATCCGTCCGCCAGCGCGATCCGCCCGTCGAGCGAGGTGGCGAGCTTCAGCGTCACCAGTGGCCGCCCCTGCGCCTGCCGCATGAGGAACCCCGCCATCGCCCGCCGTGCCTCGGCCGCGAGCAGGCCGCTCTCCACCACGATCCCGGCCGCCCGCAGCCGCGCGAAGCCCTCGCCCGCCGTGCGCGGATCGGGATCCCCGATCGCCGCCACCACGCGCGCCGGCCGCGCCGCCGCCAGCGAATCGGCGCAGGCCGGTCCGCGCGGGCTGCGATGCGCGCAGGGCTCCAGCGTGGCATAGACCGTCGCGCCCTCCGCGAGCGCGCCCGCCTCGCCCAGCGCCATCGCCTCGGCATGGGGGCGACCGCCCGGCTGGGTCCAGCCGCGCCCGACGACCCTGCCGTCCCGCACGATCACGCAGCCGACGTTCGGATTGGGCGCGGTCAGCCCCCGCCCGCGCTCCGAGAGCGCGAGCGCGGCGGCCATCCAGCGATCATCTGTGCTCAAAAACCCCAGCGGGTCATCGCGTCATCCACCTTCTGGAACTGGCGGCGACGCTCGGCCTTGGCCGCATTCACTTCCTTCTGGTCGATCTTCTGCTGCTTGACGATCTCCGCATCGGTGCGATTCTCGGACCAGTCGGCGGCATAAATGGTCGAGGCGCCGGGCATCACGCCGTTGCGCGCCTCCAGGATGAAGCCGGTGATGATCAGCGAGGTCATCCCGATCGCCATCGCGCCGAACACCAGTTTGTGGCGCCGGTTGGCGGCCAGCATGCCCTTCAGATCGGCAAGCAGCGCCTTGGGTTTCGCGGGGCGGGGGAAATAGGCCATGCGGGGAAGATAAGGGGTGGAGGAAGCCAGCGCCACCTTTCCGTTTTTCCCTCGTCATCCTGAACTCGTTTCAGGATCCATGGCCTGACCTCCGCTTCACGCGAGTCGGTCGTGGTAGGCTCCCGGGTGATGGATCCTGAAACAAGTTCAGGATGACGGCGGAACCTAAGCCCCCGCCCGCTCCAGCCGCGCCACCGCCAGATCCTGCCCGATCAGTGGCAGCAGCGCCGCCATGTCCGGGCCATGATCCATCCCCGTCAGTGCCTGTCGTAGCGGCAGGAACAGCGCCTTGCCCTTGCGCCCGCTGCTCGCCTTGAGCGCGCCGGTCAGCGCGGGCCAGACGCCCTCATCCCACGCCAGCGTCCGTGCGACCGCCGCCGCCTCGGCCAGATAGGCGCGATCCTCGTCCCCGATCGCGGGCACGGCAATCTCGCCCGACAGCACCGGCAGCCACTCCGCCGCCTCCGCCACGGTCGAGAGGTTGGGCGCGATCGTCGCCCAGGCCTCGGCCCCGATCCCCTCGGGCAGACGATCCGCGACCGCCGCATAGGGCATCAGATGGATCGTGCGCGCATTCACCGCCGCCAGCTCGTCGAGATCGAAGCGGGCGGGCGCGCGGCCGAAGCGGGCGAAATCCACCCCCTCGATCAGCGGCGCCACCTCCGCCACCGGCTCGACCGGATCGCTGGTGCCGAGCTTCGCCAGCAGAGCCGCCAGCGCCAGCGGCTCGATCCCGCTCTCGCGCAGCGCATCGGCGCCCAGCGCGCCCAGCCGCTTGGAAAGCTTGCCCCCGCTGCCTGTCAGCAAAGCCTCGTGCGCGAAGGCCGGCGCCTCCGCGCCGAGCGCCGCGAACATCTGCAGCTGCAGCCCGGTGTTGGTGACATGATCCTCGCCGCGCACGACATGCGTCACGCCCATGTCGATATCGTCGATCACGCTCGGCAGCATATAGAGCCAGCTGCCGTCCTCGCGGCGGATGACGGGATCGGACTGCAGCTTCGGATCGATCTTCTGCTCGCCGCGCACCAGATCGTCCCAGTGGATCGGCGCGTCATGATCCAGCTTGAAGCGCCAGTGCGGGCGGCGGCCCTCCGCCTCCAGCGAAGCGCGGTCCGCCTCGCTCAGGGCCAGCGCCGCGCGATCATAGATGGGCGGCAGACCGCGCCCGGCGAGGATCTTGCGCTTGAGGTCCAGTTCCTGCCCCGTCTCATAAGCGGGATAGACCCGGCCGGCCGCGCGCAATTCCTCGAAACGCGCTTCGTACAGCGCGAAGCGGTCCGACTGGCGCGTCTCCGCATCCGGCACCAGCCCCAGCCAGCGCAGGTCGGCGCGGATCGACTCCGCATTCTCCTCGGTCGAGCGCGCCCGGTCCGTATCGTCGAGGCGCAGCAGGAAGCGCCCGCCATGCTTGCGCGCCCACAGCCAATTGTGGAGCGCCACGCGGATATTGCCGACATGGATGCGCCCGGTGGGCGACGGGGCGAAGCGGGTTACGACGGTCATAGGGGGGGTCATATCAGGCGGGCTCTCCGGAGACGCGCGCGGTCTGGCTCGAGGCGCCGACGCCCAGTAGCCGGCGGATCGCATCCGTCACGGGGCGGAGCAGGCGGACGAGCGGCGGTTCGATCCTGGCGGCGATGATCCAGGCGAGGCCGATCATCAGCCCCAGCACCAGCAATGGCACGAGGATCACGGGTACGCCCGACATCAGCGGCGCGATCTCCGCGATCAGCCCGACGCCGATCGCGCTGTGGAGCAGATAGAAAGGATAGCTGACGAAGCCGAGCCACAGCAGCCCCTTGGCCGCCAGCAGGTCCTGCAGCCAGCGCCATTGCTGAACAGCGGCGAAGAACAGGATGCCCGCGAACAGAGCCGCGCGCGACGAGCGTTCCATGCCGCCCGGCAGCACGGTCGTCGTCGCCGAGCAGAGCCCGATCGCCAGCGCCATCCAGAACAGCCCGCGATCGCTATTCTGCCGCGCCTTCAGAAACAGGGCGCCGCTCGCGAACCAGCCGAAATTCTGGAAGCCGGCATGATAGAGGAAGAAAGTCGGCCGCAGCGCCCAGTGCAGATGATAGCGGTGGACCAGCACCGGCACGATCAGGCTGAGCGCATACAGCACCAGCAGCAATGCCACCGACCGCGCCCAGCCGATCCGGAAGAAAGCGAGCCCGATCACGATGTAAAAGGCCGCCTCCACATAGAGCGACCAGAAGGCGCCATCCAGGCTGTGCGCCATCACACCCATGGTGCGAATATAGACCGGATTGATGAGCATCAGGCCGGGCAGCAGATCGCCCGGCTGGGCATATCCGCCCGGCATCGCGTCGCCCATCGGGATGCGCGCCGCATAGAGAATCAGGCTCGCCACCAGCATCGCGGGGAACAGGCGCAGCCAGCGCCGCAGGATGAAATCGACGAACCCGGTGCAGCGCTCCAGCGTGATGAAGATCACATAGCCGGAGATCAGGAAGAACAGATTCACCCCCGCCCAGCCGTAGCGCACCCCCGGCCACCATTCGAAGGCGCGGCCATAAGGCAGGTGCATCTGGTAGATCGGGCCCAGAAAATG
This DNA window, taken from Sphingomonas sp. AP4-R1, encodes the following:
- a CDS encoding riboflavin synthase — translated: MFTGIITDIGTVEAIEQKGDLRVRIGTRYDTQSIDMGASISCSGACLTVVDKGPGWFAVDVSQETVARTASAVWAEGQRINLERALRVGDELGGHIVTGHVDGVGRIVSAHPVGGSIALTVWVPDDLAGYLAAKGSVALDGISLTVNTVEDGPEGTVIGLNIIPHTAEMTTFATLEPGRPLNIEIDVLARYLGRMEELNHARKR
- a CDS encoding acyltransferase, whose translation is MHKGQERIGYLDGLRGVAILLTAAWHFLGPIYQMHLPYGRAFEWWPGVRYGWAGVNLFFLISGYVIFITLERCTGFVDFILRRWLRLFPAMLVASLILYAARIPMGDAMPGGYAQPGDLLPGLMLINPVYIRTMGVMAHSLDGAFWSLYVEAAFYIVIGLAFFRIGWARSVALLLVLYALSLIVPVLVHRYHLHWALRPTFFLYHAGFQNFGWFASGALFLKARQNSDRGLFWMALAIGLCSATTTVLPGGMERSSRAALFAGILFFAAVQQWRWLQDLLAAKGLLWLGFVSYPFYLLHSAIGVGLIAEIAPLMSGVPVILVPLLVLGLMIGLAWIIAARIEPPLVRLLRPVTDAIRRLLGVGASSQTARVSGEPA
- a CDS encoding glutamate--tRNA ligase translates to MTVVTRFAPSPTGRIHVGNIRVALHNWLWARKHGGRFLLRLDDTDRARSTEENAESIRADLRWLGLVPDAETRQSDRFALYEARFEELRAAGRVYPAYETGQELDLKRKILAGRGLPPIYDRAALALSEADRASLEAEGRRPHWRFKLDHDAPIHWDDLVRGEQKIDPKLQSDPVIRREDGSWLYMLPSVIDDIDMGVTHVVRGEDHVTNTGLQLQMFAALGAEAPAFAHEALLTGSGGKLSKRLGALGADALRESGIEPLALAALLAKLGTSDPVEPVAEVAPLIEGVDFARFGRAPARFDLDELAAVNARTIHLMPYAAVADRLPEGIGAEAWATIAPNLSTVAEAAEWLPVLSGEIAVPAIGDEDRAYLAEAAAVARTLAWDEGVWPALTGALKASSGRKGKALFLPLRQALTGMDHGPDMAALLPLIGQDLAVARLERAGA
- the ribD gene encoding bifunctional diaminohydroxyphosphoribosylaminopyrimidine deaminase/5-amino-6-(5-phosphoribosylamino)uracil reductase RibD → MAAALALSERGRGLTAPNPNVGCVIVRDGRVVGRGWTQPGGRPHAEAMALGEAGALAEGATVYATLEPCAHRSPRGPACADSLAAARPARVVAAIGDPDPRTAGEGFARLRAAGIVVESGLLAAEARRAMAGFLMRQAQGRPLVTLKLATSLDGRIALADGSSRWITGDAARAHVHLERARHEAILVGRGTWEADAPRLDVRLPGLEGRGPRRILLSARQSRGGGNSDETGGLGSRVRGNDEEVLGGVQEIAALSGVDHLFVEGGAVTAASFLRADLVDRLLLYRAPILIGDGKPALGDIGLTDLAAAHGRWRLDDARMLGSDRFEAYLRQRN